The Brachyhypopomus gauderio isolate BG-103 chromosome 1, BGAUD_0.2, whole genome shotgun sequence genome includes the window aataaactataaataataaattgtctAATTAAGAAACACCCATGtcaaacaacattaaacagaatACCTGAGAGCATTTACTCATCATTTAATCTACAGCACAGACAGCATACAAATCTATGAGCACATGTGCATGGATGTGAACTGTGTATACTCACCATACTGACAGCTGGGTCCATTGAAGCCAGTCGGGCAGTCACAGAGCTGTGGCAGCCCCTCTCTACACCGGCCACCATTGAAACACACACCATACCTGCAGACCGCTAGAGAAGTAAACAAATGCCAGAGATGAGAAAACCACCTGGCAGCTGTCAAAAGATGTAAACGTGCGCTGCGCCAAATAGTTGATTAGGCCTCCTCAAAGTGTTATCACCAACCTGTCTGCACCTGATACAGCTCGCCTGGCGACAGAAAACAGGAGAGCTCAGCGCCGGGCTACCAGCTTCACTCAGCTCTGTGAACCATTAGGAATGCCTGTCAGGCACTGGGCCAGATCTCAAATCCCTGAAAATCCCTATCATGTGGGCCACTTCAGAGTTTACCTGGAGTAGGGCATACTGGCGGTGTCAAGCTAGAGACGTAATCTACAAAAACCCATTACAGAAGGATATTTATACTTGACAGCTTTTGTTATTTTTGACATTCTAATTGAATCATAGCCATAGCTATTGGACCTATTGAACCTCTGATTCATGCTATGATGACCCATGATTCATGCTATGATGACCTATAATTCAAACTATGATGATCTATGATTCATGCTATGATGACCTATAATTCAAACTATGATGATCTATGATTCATGCTATGATGACCTATAATTCAAACTATGATGATCTATGATTCATGCTATGATGATCTATGATTCATGCTATGATGACCTATGATTCATGCTATGATGATCTATGATTCATGCTATGATGATCTATGATTCATGCTATGATGACCTATGATTCATGCTATGATGACCTTTGATTCATGCTATGATGATCTATGATTCATGCTATGATATTGGACCTATCATAGCATGTATCAGAGCAAAAACTGAACATTTGCTTCATTATTTCCTTATATAACTGTATTACTGGTAAAAGGCTTCTACCCATAGAATACAGGCTTAGACTGCATCAACCAGGCAGAACCTCAAGGAAAGCATCCTGTCCTCCTGTTTAAGACAtgtgtaataaaaaaataaaaattttaaaaaagACATGTGTACCGCAAAGGGTTTATGAGGACACACATCCTCACGTAGGTACAATACAGGTCTATAACATACAACATTCCATTAAGTCATATCACTCAAATTTAATGGCTCTCACATCTTTTTTCTTGTATGTATATCATGGTTTGACAGTCCCTAGGTgtgcagatatgtgtgtgtacttgtgtgtgtttgcatgtgtgtgtgcgtgtgtgtgtaactatGACCAGATGTCTCAGGTGAGGAGCTCCATGTCGAAAGGAAATCACATGATCCTGAGTGCAGGACTAATTCTTAGTTTCCAGGATAAATGCTAGGTTTAAGCCTAGTGTTGGACTAAATGTGTATGATTCATCATGACTAGCATGGTAAATTCTTTCATGGCAGGACACCTCTGCTTTGAGATATAATAACAGGATCTAATAATGACTGTGACATAAagattaaaattaaataaaatgtatgaatgacattttaataaattacatcttacatattttaataaataacaaattacatattttaataaataacaaattacatattttaataaaaaaataattaatatgGATTATGAAGTATGATTTATGTTTAGGAATTATTTTTTTGGACCCTAACTGGATACAGTAATAATACCAATAAATGAATCTTACATAGTGCCTttcacaattattattattacagcaAGCAAATAGATTATCTCTTCAAAAGACATACATTTTAAGGACAATATCAACTTGCCCTAAGGGTCCACCATATCCAGTGCATCTGAACAAAATTGTTAAGAACACATGGTACAAGTGTgctttatttttggagggaaagaagacattttcctccaagatatACAAAACAGAGTGAAGGTGGGGGTGGAATTAGAGGTTGTTCCTGGTAGCTAATTGGTGCATTCCTGGCCCTCTCCATGCAATTCACTAATGCCTTAATTGGAGTGGACCTTTTAGCGATGGCCCGAGAAAAGAGGAGGCTCTTTGGGTTTCTGAGGAATGCTAGGACATATCTCTGAGACACATAAAGTATCAAGTTCAAGTTGAAGGCCAGCTTCTGTAGCTCACCTGGTAAAACAGGTAGTGTATGGGGCTACTGATACCAAGGTCTGAGTCCCAAGGAGCCCATGTACTGTAATACTGATGAAAGTCACTCACAAGAGATGTAAGGTTGGTGTGATATAAGGACAGGGGAAGTCAAAATATCTTGATTCAGTAAAAGGAAAGCAATTACCGGTATTAAACTTTCCTTAAATTATAAACTAGAAGAATGATAAATACTTTAAAATAATCTGATGCTGGACAAAAGTGGAATGCACCATTTGCTCAGCAGCAGAGCTGTTTCAGAATGCCCAAatgagaaaataaaaacaaataaagagaCTTTGGCGGTGACATTATTACTGTGGATGGGTAGTTTATGGCCAAAGAAAGGCATGCTGCATACCAGCAGTGAAACACAAGGTCAAAGCTCAGACAAAAGAGAAGTCACAGTTTTAAACATATCCCCTGCTTTTGTAATGCAATGTCTTCTGTGAGCTTACAAAGGTTGGGATTAATACCTAATAatctaaaatgtaaatacatgcTAAACCCTTGTACTGATGCAGCATACAGCACACTTACACTAATGCATACTGtacttacatacatacatacatatacagtaCATAGCATTGTGCCTATTGACATGTATAACATGTTAGAATGATTGTCAGAAACAGTACACTTTTGTAATAAGATATAAACTGATTCAAAATAAAAACTAAGAAATTATCATTGGATGCATTGGATTCATGTAAATTGTGAAATATTTGGCTTCCGTTCATTTTCAAGCAGAGTTTTTAAGCAGTATAAGTATAAGGGGAATCACACAGTATGCTTTCTGAGGCTTTCTGaggatttttttattattatttgaatgtAATTAACAGATTATTGACTGTTATAATTAACATTCAGTGTTAAACATTCAAAGCATTAACAAAGAGTATTCTATCGTCATCATTTAGGATTTTTAATGTGTTAACTGCCTGTGCCCAGCATATTTTTTCTGATTCTTATATGAAAAAGCATTGCTGTGTTACTTCTCAACTTTCTTTGTGTATCTGCACAAATGTTATATTCAAAAATCATCACAATAACAAGAAATCTGCACCCGTCTAAGCATATGCAATCAACTCAATCTCTCTCAGAGGTGAAAGTACACTGATGTTGTCTTTTGAAGAGGTCATTAGTGAGCACACTCAAAAGGGCTGAATAGGTTCCTGAAACATTGGGTCATGAAAACATCATGCCTAACTCTGAAAGAGAAACCAACAGTCATGGGACCTCCATGGCTGCATGCATTGTTGCTCTTACAGACACAGCTCCTGGACTCGACTGCCAGACCACCCACTGAAACCCATCAGTGACCTTTTCCTCCGTGAGCGTGGATTTCTCCCACACCACCAGTCCCAACAAACCACAGCACCAGATGCAGGGGTTCAGGGCTCAGAAGCGTTTCAATACTCCTTGTCACCATCAATCAAAATGAATGTCTGTAACTTAGTTCTAACAAAACTGTCCAAGTGTTGCTACTTCTCTGTCATTGTGGTAGAGTGCAGGAAGAGGCTCTTCAGGACAAAAGAATGGAAGAATTGGCTAAGGAGGAGGATGCCTCACTAAGGATCTTTAGACTGTTGAGCGCACTTATACACAGAGAGTCAAGGAGTCATTTAGCCAATGGGTGCACAGAGCAGGAAGTATTCTTTAAGCTAACTTGGAAGTTTGCTAGGACAAAGGGACATTTACATATTACAAGGTATGTTTTGCTACGTACTTCAAGCTGAATGGGCAATAGAGTTTAGGTCTTTTAGAGGTGGTCATCCTGGACAGTTTTCCTCTTTTGACTTTTCACAAATAATCCCGTTAATCTTGTGTAAAGTTATGTTTGGTTTGCACTCAAATATACAATACAATATCTAATAATATCTAATATCTAAACACTTGAAAGAGTTCAATTTAATGAGAGCGAATATGAGAACTTGAGAAACTGCAAAAGTCagaaagaaagaatgagaaAGAAGCCAAGTGTCCTCCTTTCATCTCCTAAAATGTCCTAATACTGTTTTGTCATAACTAGCAACATCCAAATAATGACAGTAATTACACTAATTAGCTTAGCCTGACATTTTCAGCAGTAAAGTGGAGTAAAGCCTCATGATTACACCAACTCTGTACACCAGCTGCTCCTTAACACTCAATGGCGACACATCTATCACTGCGTGACAGCAGCACCCTGGAGATCTTTCTATCTCTGGACATGACCTGAACAGCCTCACGTTCCACACCTTTGTTGCTACTTCAAATCCCAGCCGCCCCCTCGGGAGCTTGTTGCTTCCTCGTGGAAGGAGTGTTCACTGGGAATAGATTGGTGGAACGGGTCACTTTGAATGAAACTCTTTGCTAATAGTCTAAAGAGGACACCACCAACAGGGGACAGCTGTGCAAGTCAGCTTTTACTTTAGGCTTTATCCTTGTTTGGTGGTTTACAGTATAAAAGTGATTAGTTTGTCTGTGTTTAGCCGGGTACAGTCTGGACTTCAGCAGATGCTGTGGAAGGGAAAGACTAGCTAAACCCAGAGACATAGCAACACACAAGAATGTGTATCTACAGAGTTTTTAGTGTGTTCAAAAACAAACCAGTGTTGGGTTGAACCAGTAGCCTAATTCTTGCCAGTATAATGAGTAGTATAACCTTCACCGTGAGACAAAGACGCCTTTGAGGACAGTGTTGGCGCCAGTAATAAGAGCCTATTGAAAATCACAACTTGGGTGATCGACTGCTGCAGCCCATCTGAGTCTCGCAGCCTTGCTAAGAGTCTTTAGTCTTTAGCCCCGACTTTTGGTAGGAAACCTAGATTTGTTTATACAGCACCTAAACTACATGTAACGTTTGCATTTTCAGAAGTGAATGTGGTTCTGAGGATATACTCATTCTGACATAAATTGATTTTTGGTGGGGAACATGAGAATTAGTTGCAGACAAATTATGAGTTTAGCTTGATACCAAAGATGGCTTCAAAAAGTAGGCTATCAGTTGAGCATGGCAGCCAAGAGATGAAGGTACACCTGCCAGAGTTGAGGATGAAGAGGATGCTCTTCAACACGGCCACTGGCTGAGGCATGCAGGCCATGCCATTGAGCTCAACCACTGTGAAATCCTATCAAAGACTTCCTGTCTGGGCCACTAGATGCAGGGTTCAACTCCTCCAAAAAGATGAACCTGGACCTTTACATGCCAAGCTCCTTAAGCTCAGTTTTGTTGCTACCAAGGCAACACCAGCTAACGGACCTGTAAAACTCTTCCACCCAGGAAACAGAGAGAACGAAGGCCCTAAGAAAATGTTCTTCCTGTTTCATGAGTACAAACTCAGTTGGCAGGTCTTGGTCTATTACTGGAATCTGCAGCATTCTAGTGCACATCTCGAACAAACCTGGACTGGGCCAAACCAGGACTGGAcaatgtgtatgagtgtgctgCAAATATATTTTGCATACCACATGTGTGTATTGGGTTAAGTTGGTTTAAATATCTGTATTGAATTAATTTACTTCAGAGGCAAATATGTCCTTTTACAGCACACATTATCAAACAGTGTGACCTGTCACACCAGTGTAAAACCTACCACACCACAGGCTTACAGTAGAGCTGGAAATACTACTGTGTAGTATTGTGTACCAGTACTGAAATGGAATTAGTCTGAAACATTTTGAGCAGAAAACCACATTTTCTTTCCACCTCAATTACACACTGTAGTAAACTTGCACGTGAATAAATTCCATAATATATAAAACAGCACTAACGGAAGCCACGACTAGATTTTAAACAGTTTTACCAAGGTCATTAAACAGCACAGTACTTACGATACAGACATCCAGCCTCCCCATTGAGTTGAGACCATCCAGCGCAGCACTTGTGTACTGTCTGATACTCCCGCCGATACACCTGTCTATATCCGTTATAGTAAGCTGTCCTGTGACAAAGACAGTGATATTTTATTATAGTTTTTTAATTGCATTAACATCACATATGTTCACTCAAAGCACCCTCTGTAGCCACTTACACACCACTGATTCTTACTTATTCACACATATGTGACTTGGTAATTATTATACTGATTTAAGGCCCCTGACAATTAGGTCTAAGCTTAAAAGGGCCTTCAGGACTTGTCTTGGGTCATGGTTATGTTTAAGCAGTGAGTCAAATATCCGGCCCATGATCGTGGCTGAACTTCAGTGTGTGaacgcacaaacacaaacagtgtGTAATTAGCCAAGCCAAGTCTTTTCTCTTCCACCCTTTTAATGTTTCAAACGCGTGAGACCCAAGCCCGCATCAAAGCCATGCTGCCTGCCCTGTATTTTTGAGTACTTGGAAGCTGTTACAAGACTCAGGCAACATTAGGCTACACTAATAGTCTTTGCTAATGTGCTTTAATTGCAGGCCTACAGGTTTTTAATGAGCAGGGCCTGGTTCGCTAGCAGACTAAGATCCTCCCCAAAAAAGCAGGCCTGTGTGAGACACCCAGGAGCTCCCCTCTGCAGGGCAATGCAGGACACTGCAGGCTCAAGGATTATGCCTGATAGCTATACCTGGATTCACTGGGCATGCCTGTGAAATTGCAGCTTTCCGTAGAGTGTAACTACACGTTGCACTTTAGGGTCATAATGGGAGACTTAAAGATACTTATCATAGAACAAAGGACACAAATAGATTCAGAAGACTACTTATGTGTTTTTAAGTACTGCAGGATAGAGTGTACATCTTTGAGAGTATTGTTTTAAACAATTTTGCTAAACAAGTATTCTAACTTGACATTGTATTATATGTGTATTGTACATTCTAAACTTGGCACATGTACCATAAACTGAGCATCCACAAGTACATTTAACTGCAGGATCatgaatgaattaattcagTTTATACAGAAAGTCATTTAGTCATTCcaataaaaaaaagattccaTGGTAAGGAATGTGAGTTAGCCTGCCAGCATGAATGAGAAAATGTATTCTGGTTTTACTAAGTCTGTAAGTGGACAGATATTTTTTAAGACAAAAAAAGACTCTCACAAGTCACAAACTTAGTATCTCTGTTACAGAACATATTTATCTTAATGGTGGTAGTGGCCCAATGGACTGATGATTGAGTTGCCTCACCTTCTCTCATAGCCCATACACCCGGCCTGTCCATGACATCCCTGCCTCCACACTTTGACCATGCGGGTGAAGGTCTGGACACAGGGCTGCATCTGGGCAACCAGTTTGATCTCCTGCTCCGTGCACACGTTGGGCCTGCCAGCAGAGCAAATGAACAGAAAGGATGACTAATGAGTAACAAGTAGTCAAGGCAGGTTTGGGCTGACCTTCTGGAGACTGACAGACACCTTGTGTGAGAAGGCAACTAACAAGTGAATATCACGTTTCTGCAAGGTCCTACCTGTTACAATGGGTAATGGCACAGAAAATTACATGACTGACTGTCGTATTTTTTAAACCCACTTAGTCACGTATATGACTCAGTGACTTAGTTCATGTTAAAAGCGAAAATTCTTATGGCGTAACAAGAACTGCACGGACATTGTGGATAGCCCACAAACAGCAATATCCTGAGTCTAGTTCAGCAATCGTATTTTATGTTCACATTATGCATATAAttctttttttatgtttactCCACATTTTCGCCTTACCGTTCAAACGTCCGCGTTTATGTTTCACTTACACAACAAAGTTCAGTTATGTTATGAAAGGTGCACCTGGGATCGTGAGGAGACTCAAATAGTATATGGAAACTTTTAAATTCGTTAATGTAACATTTATACGTGGTTATATCATGCTAGCCATACTTTTTAGATAAAAATCGGAATGCTCGTCAAGGTGGTGCGGGGTAAGTTCTTTCTACGAGGAGTAACAAAATATTGGGGAACACCTTCGACTGCATCTGCCTGGAAAGACTGAAATGTCACAGGTTAAGTCTTCATGTAGATGCTGTCCGACTCCGGCTCTAAACGTGAGGTGCATTCTGAGGTATAGCCATTATGATAACCCAGTTTACTACCTCTACAGGAAGGGAGAAAGACCATTACTCACATGTGAGGCATTAAATCCTTTCCATAGTTAGATGTTCCGTGAATACCGCTAATAAGGAAAATTAATAAAGGTGTAACAATAATATCCATTCTCAGAGATAGTTGCGAGCCGCCTAGAATGCTTGCATATTCTTTTATTGTGTTCATAATGTAACAaaatattatatttaaaatgtctACAAGAGCAAATACATTTCTTCCATACTGTATAGTGCCCAAAGACAGTGTGAAAGGAACTTCTAGGACGTGGCTCGAGACTACAGCGAAATTTAAGAGTCAAGATATTTGACAAGGGGGCTGTGGGggcggggaggtggggggggggcgcagTCAGCCCGTCAGAGATACGACTCCTCTGAGACAAGTGAGAGCAGACACAAAGTGAACCGataaaataaatcaatacaAAATTTCAAATAGCTATAAAACAGATTTAATCGATAATAAAGAACATACAGAAAAAACATTTCTCAGAAACCGTTGTGTGAATTGTTCATATTGTTTGCTGATTCCCTCcagcaactttttttttttacattttagttGGATTTTAAATGCACGGTCACTTTCTAATGAACTCAAGATACATTCCCAAAACACATGTGTAACCATAGCTTTTAATAACGACAATGCGGTACTTCACAAACGTCAGACAACACTGAAAACGAACATAGACAACACTTAACTACACCGACGATACCAAGACACGAGTGTAACACACAACGACAACGACAGAAGAGACAGGTAcaacacagatgaacacacactccaagaAACACACACGGACATAAGCACGCGTACACAGACGAACGCCAACGAGTccgagggaggagagaggggcggACCGTGACAACATGTAAACAACATTCACAGAAAAGAGATGTAGTAGCCAATATCCACACATAATGATCATTAATTATATGAAAGAAATTATGTGATAAAAATATCCATGTTTACATTCTTCTAATCCAGTGTTTCCCAGTCATCGTGACCGATGGAGTACCGCTGTATGCTATTTAGGTCTTtcctgattaaaaaaaaaccctttgtaAATGCACTTTGTAGCAATGCCATGTGAAGAAGAATGACCGATGTAACGAACATGAAGATCTACTCTTAAGTCAGTCACCAAAGGCCTGCACATGTGTCAGGGCCATGGACAGGGCAGAACAAGCATGTTAAGCATCCGCTGGGTCAGACGCTGCGGGTCAGTGCTGGTCGAGGTTTAGCACGTCTTTCCACGCTTAGAAAACAATCAGCAAACACACCTATAAAAACAGCTCCTGATATTTGATGCTACATGAGGAAGGTCTGGCAGACACTGCCCATGCCTAAGGAAAGGTTTTCGCAAGAGTTTTATATCATAGTGGGGAAAAATTCTTCCTAATAATTATAATTCTCAATGTCCCCTTTCTACCCAAGATAATCTTTCTTAAATATTCAGGATTTTTCCCAACCTTTCCAATCCACACACATTACAGACAGGTATTCTGAATGATCTCCTCTCTGCTGATTCTGGCATCTTGAGTATTCTCCACTTTCTCAATTTAAGTAATGCATTTGACACAATTAATCATATACACCCACCTTTTAGACAATGAAATTATTACaatgtttttttaatggtttacctatatatattttttctctacCTATATTCCTAATGTATCACATTATATAGTGTGttaacaaactcacacactgatACCTGTAGACAAGGTACTCCCCAGAGATTAGTCCTTGGCCATCTCCTACTCATAATCAATATGTTACTTCTATTCATAATCTCTATGTCAAATTATCCACAGTCATgttctccatttacatttttatgctgatgacacacaTATTAGCACCAAAGCTAACACTACCTTACCACTTCCTGCTTCATGTTCTTGCATCTAAAATCTCAATTAGTGGGTAagaataaatgtacttaaattaAATGCAGGCAAAACAGAAGTTTTAATTATTAGTTCTAAAATAAAGTCTTGTATCTCCCTACGTAGCTGAACATCTACACTGATCCTGCCCTGTCCATGCACTTGGTGCAGGTCCTTTCCATCCTTAAGTTCAGAGTGGCCTCAGGGGGTAGATCCTTTAGTGTCATAGCCCCAAAACTATGGTACACTTTACCACAGTTTCTTCTTCTCTGCTCTTCAACTTCATCTTTCAAATCTCATCTTCAAAAATACCTCTTCTCTCagcatttcaacattttcacatTTCTCCTAATAATGTGCTAAAGGTGTGAATTATTCCATCTGTGAAGCAACATTGAGTAACAACTCAGTACCAACACTTTTCATTATTAGCTTTAAATTCTTTAGGTTATGTAGCTCACTTACAATATTTACAAGTATATTACCAGTTATTCCCATTTAACAATAAATCACCAAATGAGTGGAGGTTCAATAAGGTAaaccttaaaaaaatacaattctgtGAGATCTCCAAGAGTTGTCAACAGTTTTTGTTAATAATTGGACAAATATAAACAGCAAAGAAGATAAAATTGGAACAAAATAAGAAGATCATTTATGCCTATTTTATTTTAAGTCTGACCTGGATTGTTAGCCTCTACTTAAAATCAACGCCAagggcacatgaaacacaaattCATAATAATTATAATGCTTAATAAAGACCCTAATGATATAATGATTAAGCACCGGAATGGTGTTCTGATCGTTCTGTGGTCAGCATAGAACCACAGGAGATTcttttggcttcttttttttttggcaaatTTGAGATAAACGTTCACATTCATTTGGTTGTTTCTACTCTTCTATGACTTGCGGTGTGAGGTCAGATTTTGAAAAATGTCCCCTGAGAACAACCAAATCCTGGACTACCATGACCCCGTGGACCTGTCAATATTTAGCATAACACCTCTCATTTAAGTAGCTAAATCAGAAGTGTTACTTTTTGCTGAATAATAAAACTAGATTCAGACGGCAAACCTCTGTTCCAAATGTTAAGCATTAGTGATATCAGACTGATTTATTTATGTCTATGTCAAATCTAAATGAGCAGCAAGGAGATTTTAGACTGCAGTTCAGCAATGCCTTTGGTATGTAATTTGCTGCCGTCTGTTGGGCCATCACTGAACTGCATTATTAAAATACCTAAGCAGCTAGTTGCGGAATAATAGAAGTTTGAAAGGAAAATTCCATTCAAATATCTTATTTTTAACCAGACACTGTAGCAGGTTGGCTACATAACCATATTTTCTATGCAAACTGCATGTGCCTTCCTGAAGCAGAAACCGCATGGCTTCACAGAAAAAATAGCATTTTACTGACATCATATGGCTAGAAGACGAACCACATGTGAAAACGAGGTTAAAATGTAAACACCCGGACCCATGAACTTCGAACTGTCAAAGGACCAACTTGTAACTAATGTACCTTTGTGTACTGGAGACCCCTGTTCCAACTGTTAAGGATTTTTTAGTGAATGACTAGTGAAGTCTGGCTGATTGCGAATATCTTAAAAAGGAATCAATGTTCTGCGTTTTACCTTTGAATTAGATCTTTTTACACGGTTCCTCGGTTGACGCTGCGCTTGCGCCCTTTGCCCAGTTTTACGACTCAGGAGACACGAGACTATGCTCTTTTGCGCTGGTACTCGGTTCCGTCTGTACTCAGTTCAACAAATATTTATTACCGGACTCAGGCTTTCACACTCTGGGAAATTGCACACTATGTCGCATCAGACCGCACGTTCCAGACTCCCGGCAACAGTGTTGGGATCAATGGCATTTGGGGGGCGAGCAGACGCGGACATGAGCACAAAAATGGTTAAAGTGTTTTTAGACTGCGGCCACAATGAGTTGGACACAGCATTGATGTACACAGATGGACAAGCAGAAGCCATAATTGGTGCAATGCAACTTCCCAAGACAGGTAGCTATAATAAGCGGCTCTGCAACATATTAATATTCACTGTACAAACTTAAGGTAGCCGTAGCATTGTAAACCATGTGACTACGGTCTAAACTGAGATGAGATGGATTCAAAAGCACGTTATCGTTTGACGTTGACAGATGCTCGGGTAATTGTTTAACTTTCATAAGCATTATGAATGCGAGTGATTAAATAACAAGAGACTGGACTTTGTTTCCTCATTCAGTAAGAATTGCTACAAAAGCTAACCCCTGGGAAGGCAAGACATTGAAACCCGAGAGTGTCCGCTCCCAGCTCGAGACCTCATTGAAGAGGCTTCACACCCAGTGTGTGGACATCTTTTATCTGCACGCACCAGACCACCAGAACCCTATCCAGGACACACTACACGCCTGTGATGAGCTCCACAGAGAAGTAAAGACCCAAGGGCAGATGGGATCCCCTTTTTTGCAGCCTGAGAGATAACATTCTTTCAGACAATTGTTTGCTGCAGTTTACCTTTCCATCTATGTCCACATATCTACAAGCTGCACGTTGGTTTATACCTGGGATATTTTTACATGTTGGATTGAGTGACGTCTCACTTGCTGAATCCTATCCAAACTTTCATGGATGTTTTCTTGTCAGGGAAAGTTCAAGGAACTGGGCTTATCAAACTATGCCTCCTGGGAAGTGGCTGAAATTTCCTGCATCTGCAAATACAATAATTGGGTGCTTCCCACAGTCTACCAGGTCTGTAATGAAACCATCCCTGTGAATGTCATTTAAAAAAACCTGCATGTTTTACTTACACATTTGCATAGACCCTAAATTCCA containing:
- the akr7a3 gene encoding aflatoxin B1 aldehyde reductase member 3, whose translation is MLFCAGTRFRLYSVQQIFITGLRLSHSGKLHTMSHQTARSRLPATVLGSMAFGGRADADMSTKMVKVFLDCGHNELDTALMYTDGQAEAIIGAMQLPKTVRIATKANPWEGKTLKPESVRSQLETSLKRLHTQCVDIFYLHAPDHQNPIQDTLHACDELHREGKFKELGLSNYASWEVAEISCICKYNNWVLPTVYQGMYNATTRQVETELLPCLRYFGIRFYAYNPLAGGLLTGKYHYEDKDGIHPPGRFFGNNWASAYRDRYWKSSNFQAIDGVLKALDAAYGSEKPNLTSAAIRWMYHHSQLKGELGDGVIIGMSTMEQLQENLAAAKEGPLKQEVVDAFKNGWDLVAHECPNYFR